The following proteins are co-located in the Amycolatopsis tolypomycina genome:
- a CDS encoding CCA tRNA nucleotidyltransferase yields MNDVVEEQVVELMRVPPLAAELAERFARAGHRLYLVGGSVRDALLGRDSGDLDFTTDARPDRVLKIVSGWGDAVWDVGIAFGTVGVTKKGMQLEITTFRADSYDRVGRNPEVTFGDSIEGDLLRRDFTVNAMAVELASGTFIDPHDGLSALREKVLDTPATPQESFADDPLRMLRAARFAAQLGFTAAPRVVDAMTSMAEEIDRITAERVQAELSKLLLAADPRPGLELLVDTGLGDRILPEVPGMRLAIDEHHQHKDVYQHSLTVLAQAIDLEKTHEPTSEPDLILRLAALLHDVGKPATREFQPGGGVSFHHHEVVGARMARKRLRALKFSKEIVDDVSQLVFLHLRFHGYGKGEWTDSAVRRYVTDAGHLLTRLHKLVRADCTTRNRRKAAALQATYDDLEARIAALKAKEDLDRVRPDLNGEQIMELLGLKPGPDVGKAWKFLKELRLDRGPLDHDEAVAELKKWAAENGVGDA; encoded by the coding sequence GTGAACGACGTGGTCGAGGAGCAGGTGGTGGAGCTGATGCGGGTTCCCCCACTGGCGGCGGAGCTGGCGGAACGGTTCGCCCGGGCGGGCCACCGCCTGTACCTCGTGGGCGGCAGCGTGCGCGACGCGCTGCTCGGCCGCGACTCCGGTGACCTCGACTTCACCACCGACGCACGGCCCGACCGGGTGCTGAAGATCGTCAGCGGCTGGGGCGACGCGGTCTGGGACGTCGGGATCGCCTTCGGCACGGTCGGCGTGACGAAGAAGGGCATGCAGCTCGAGATCACGACGTTCCGCGCCGACAGCTACGACCGCGTCGGCCGCAACCCCGAGGTCACCTTCGGCGACAGCATCGAGGGTGACCTGCTGCGCCGCGACTTCACGGTCAACGCGATGGCCGTCGAGCTGGCCTCCGGGACGTTCATCGACCCGCACGACGGGCTGAGCGCGCTGCGGGAGAAGGTCCTCGACACCCCGGCGACGCCGCAGGAGTCGTTCGCCGACGACCCGCTGCGGATGCTGCGCGCCGCCCGGTTCGCCGCGCAGCTCGGCTTCACCGCCGCGCCGCGGGTGGTCGACGCGATGACGTCGATGGCGGAGGAGATCGACCGGATCACCGCCGAGCGGGTGCAGGCCGAGCTGTCGAAGCTGCTGCTGGCCGCCGACCCGCGGCCCGGCCTGGAGCTGCTGGTCGACACCGGGCTGGGCGACCGGATCCTGCCCGAGGTGCCCGGGATGCGGCTGGCGATCGACGAGCACCACCAGCACAAGGACGTCTACCAGCACTCGCTGACCGTGCTCGCCCAGGCGATCGACCTGGAGAAGACGCACGAGCCGACGTCGGAGCCGGACCTGATCCTGCGGCTGGCCGCGCTGCTGCACGACGTCGGCAAGCCGGCGACCCGGGAGTTCCAGCCGGGCGGCGGCGTCAGCTTCCACCACCACGAGGTGGTCGGCGCGCGGATGGCCCGCAAACGTTTGCGGGCCCTGAAGTTCTCGAAGGAGATCGTCGACGACGTCTCCCAGCTCGTGTTCCTCCACCTGCGGTTCCACGGCTACGGCAAGGGCGAGTGGACGGACTCGGCGGTCCGCCGGTACGTCACCGACGCCGGCCACCTGCTGACCCGGCTGCACAAGCTGGTCCGGGCCGACTGCACCACCCGCAACCGCCGGAAGGCGGCCGCGTTGCAGGCGACCTACGACGACCTCGAAGCCCGGATCGCCGCGCTCAAGGCCAAGGAGGACCTCGACCGCGTGCGGCCGGACCTCAACGGCGAGCAGATCATGGAGCTGCTCGGCCTCAAGCCGGGGCCGGACGTCGGGAAGGCGTGGAAGTTCCTCAAGGAGCTGCGCCTGGACCGCGGGCCGCTCGACCACGACGAGGCGGTCGCCGAGCTGAAGAAGTGGGCCGCGGAAAACGGCGTCGGGGACGCGTGA